The stretch of DNA ACCACTAATCTGTCGACGGAGTGTCGGCAACTGTAAGCGCGCGACCTCTTTTTCACTGCACGTAATATCTGACACACGCTCCAACTGCAGCCGAACCAGACGAATCTGCACCAACTTATCGATAAATGATCTGATCGAGGCCGTAAAGTTACCTTTTAGAGCCACAAATGCCGTGAGAAAGCCGAGGGTAATATGACCATCAATGACCAATAGTGCCGCCAGATAAATAACCAGTATGTTTTCTGCCGCTCCCAGAACACCATATACAGCTTCAATATTGATGGAGAATCGACTCAAGGATACCTGGGAATTAATCTGACTGGCATAGAGGTTACGCCAGCTCGCAAGGCGAGGCACTTCCCGGCAATAAAATTTGATAATCTCGATAGCACGCATGTTTTCCATCAGCCCGGAGCTGGTTTTGGCTTCCGCCACCAGCACCTGTTCCTGCAGAGATTTTATTTTGGGTATAAACACAAGTTTCAAAATGGCAGTAGCAATAACAAACAACAGCACAATGCCGGCGAGCAGAGCATTAAAATAGAACATGACTGCCAGGGTGATCATGGCCAGCACGCCATCGAGTACGACTGTAATCAGATCTTCCGTCAGAATTCGTCTGATCTCCCGGATGGAGCCAAACCTTGACACGACATCTCCTACGTGACGCCTTTCAAAATAGTCGACCGGCAGCCCCAACAGGTGGCTGAACACATTACCGGCCATCTGAAAGCCCAATTGATTTGAAAAATACAGTTGCACCTGCGATCGCGCATAAGTCATGGCAACCGAACTCAATCCCAGCAGAAAAAAAGCCAGCGCCAGAATCCCCAGAATATCCCGATCCTGCCGGGACAATCCTTCATCGATAACCATCTGCATGTAAAACGCGCTGCCTATCGATGCCAGTTGCAACAGTAGTGACAGCAGAAACAATTGCGAAACGGCTGCGTAGAAACCAGGGTAGCGGCGAAACAGATCAGTCAGTCTCGATCGACGGGTTTCAGTTCCCGGCGTGAAGTCAGCTGCTGGCGTCAATTCCAGCGCAATACCGGTGACATGCCTGGATGCTTCCTCCATGGTATAGGAGCGGATGCCCACCGCCGGGTCGTGAATGACAATGGCTTTGCTTGACACTTTTTTCAGCACCACAAAGTGATTCATATCCCAATGCAGAATCACAGGTAGCTGAAGATTAGCGAGGTCAGGCATGTCAATTTTTAACGGCCGCGCACTCATTTCCAATGCGGCACTGATTGCCATTAACTCAGCGAGTGAAGCGCCCGCAGCCGACACAGGATGATGCTGACGGAGGCTGTTCAAATCGGTATGCTTTCCAAAACAGCTACTTATCATGGCCAGGCAGGCCAGACCACATTCCGATCGTTCAGCCTGCAGTATCAAAGGCAAACCACGCGAGTTGCCAAAAAGGTCAAAAAAAGTCACAAACGCTGCCCCAGATTCGCCAACGGCTTGAATACCTTCTGTATCATTGTCTGCTCTCCGGTAATCACATCAGCGTAAAACTGCATCCCCGTTTGCAGCTTGATATCGGGACTGCGCGCCCTGTCTGATTCGCTCGGCCCGTTCAGGCGCGCCTGCACCAGATAAACCGGTTCCCTCAAATCAATTGGCAGCCTGAAATCACGTGGATCCATGGCTATTTTTGACACAGATATAATTTCAGCAGCGAAACTGCCGTAAGTCTGAAATGGATAGGCATCATAATTAAGCCTGATCGCCTGACCAACCTCGATATTGCCGCGGGACTTTGACGGCAGAAACAACCATGCACGCAAATCATCCGTCTTCGGAGAAACCGTCATGACGGTTGATCCCGACTGCAGCACATCGCCTGTTCGAAGCAGCAGATTATCGACCCGGCCATCGGCGGGCGCGACAATGCTGAATTCACCCGCTGCAGCCATCTCATAACGTTGTTGCAGCAGCTGAACCATGCTGCTCTTCAGGAACTGAATGTCTTCCTCCATCACGGTAGGCAACATTGCCTGGCGCGCCTGAGCCTCATTTAAGGCAGCTTCACGGACACGTATCTGTAGTTCTGCCGATTTGCCCCGCTGCTGCAATTGATAAAGCGCTATGCGCGCCTGTCGCAGTTCGCGCTCAGAGGCCAGATCAAGCGCATGCAAATCTGATATTTTCTCGTAATCAGCAGCAGAGAGCGTACTTTGCTGATTTATGAGCACGAACTCTTCTGCCAGCAGATCCCGCTCTGAAGCCAGTTCATTTATTTTTGCCGCCAACCTTTGACTATCCAGCGCGGCTTTACGCGACCGCAGATCTATTCTGCGCTGCATCGCACCAATCTGTTGATCCAGAAAAGACAACTGATCCTGCACAACACGCTCACCCTGGTGATTGGTAAGTGGATCAATCACCGTCATCAGTACATCACCCTGCATGACACTGTCTCCATTACTGACAAGAAGCTTGCTGATGGTGCCACCACGATGAACCTGGACCTTCAACAGGCCTTCGGCGGGGTTAAGATAGCCTCGCACGCGTTCTGTCTGGGAAATGCTGGCGAAACAGGCGAAACCCAAAAAGCAGGAAAAAATCCCTGCCAACAACATCACCAGCGCCTTGATGCTCCAGGGTTGATAAAACACCGCCTCTCCATCTGCGGTTCTGCAACTGAATAACAGGGCTTCATGCCTGAACAGGCTGCTGCTCATTGTTGTCCTCCATGACAAAATAACCAGGTAGTGTGCCGAGAAACTTCCACTGATCGGGCGCTCTTTTTATCCATTGCTCAGCCTGTCTGACCAGTTGTTGGGTAATGCGGTTTACAGCATCAGTCATATTTTCCCCGGGGAGCAGTTCTGGTGATATCCGCTCCGAGAACTCAATACGTTGTTTCTGACCCGACTGAAACGTGACAAAGGGATAAATAAAGGCGCGCCCGGAAACAGCCAATTGCGCCGGTCCTTTTACAAAGCGCGCTGTCCGTCCCAAAAACTGAACATTCGTTGTCTGCCCAAACTCATCCTTGAGGTCAGCCAGAATGGCAACTGTATGGCCACCTCTACGTAAGTTACTGACAATCTGCAATGGTGAGTCACGACCATGACACGCGACGAAATGACGGGAACTGCCACCTGCAAAGAGATTGCTCCACCCCTCATCCAGCCCCTCACGCCTTAGAGAGGTTGCAGTCCGATGTTCAGCTGCGTGCGAAGAAATGCGTTTAAACGCACCAGTGAAGTCTCCCATGTGTATGGTCAGCAAAATTCGAGAGCCATTATCACCGTTGATGACACGTTGATAGTCAGACTCATCTGGCCATACAAACTCTCTGACAAGGCGTGCGGATTCCACTGAATTGGCAAGATGTGCCATTCGGCGCGAATAGAACTGGGCGTTCATAAAAGCATTGCGGAGCAGCAGATTATCCACAATACGCTCAGGTTCTGATAGAAGACATGCGATCACTATCCGTCGCCTACCCGAATACCGCTGCTCGCCGCATCGTTTGTTGTAGCCATGTATAAAGCGAAACATCAAGCCAGAAACCACTCTGCCCATGCCTGTGTGCAAGCTGGCGGCTGCAGCCTGGGTGCGAAGATGATTCTCGACGCGCATGTAAATTTTTTCAGTGGCGCTTCGTTCTTTACGCAGGCGACATTCCATCTTGTGAACAGCCTGTTGTATTCGCTCCAGGTCTGGCGACTGACCTTCAGGATACACTTTGAAGCCTGTCTCAGACCTGACTATACGAAGACCAGCAATGTTATCGCTACACAGATGTTGCAGCTCACCAACTACGACCACCTCTGCACGGCTGTTCAGAATGCCCTCCAGCCTCGTGCAGAGCACTACCAGTGCTCGCTGGTCAGAACACGGCTCAGATTCATGAACTTGAGTCACAGACTCTCCTCCCGTGACTGCCTCACAGACTTTGTTATCATTCGCACAATATCCCCGACCGTATGCAGCGAAGCCATGGCACTCTCATCTACCTGAGCATCGAACTGCTGCTCCAGATCAAATACAACCTCGATCAGTTTTAGTGAATCAAGGCCCAGGTCCGCGAGTTTTATTCCTGCATCGTCAAGCAACATGGTCTGACCACATTGTTTCGCTGCCTGCTGCAGCGCAGCAAACACCTGCTCCCTGATGAAGGCATCCTGTTTATCTGTTGTCACGACAAACTCCTTATTGAATTGGGCGTCAGTTCATCCAGCAGATTAGCCAATGCCGATCTGCGGACTTTGCCACTGCTTGTCAGCGGAATTCGTCCCCTGCGCACATGAACAATACAGGCGGGCAAGACATCGGCATGGGCGCTTACCGCTGCTCTTATGCGGGCATTCAGTGCATCCGGATCAGGCGCTGTTGTCTCGACCATGACAGCGAGACCCTCGGCACCATCCGCCATCACCGGCAAAACCGCGCAAAGCCAGACGTCATCCTGCTGTGCGCCCAACAACACACTTGCTTCCAGGTCTTCAGCCTGAATTTGTCTGCCCCTGATTTTGATGACGTTTTTGAGTCTTCCACTGATATACAACTCCCCTTCTGTCAAAAAACCCAGGTCTCCCGACCTCATATAGTTGCCTTGCAAACCAGGCAGAATCCTGTCAAAAGTCGCTTCAGTGCTGACTCGACTACGGAAGTACCCTTTTGCCACCGAATCGGAACGTATGAGAATTTCTCCACATTGACCAGATGGACAAAACTTCCCGGTATTCGGGTTCACAATACAGACAGTTGCGGCAGGTTTACCCACCGACACCTGCCCCGTTTCAATGTCTCGTTTTATGCCCTGACGACCACTGACAAACAAAGTGGATTCGGCCAGACCATAACAAGGGTAAAATGCAGATAGTTTGAATCCATTGCCTGCCCATTGCTCAGCAAACACGCGCAACACATCTGCATCAATTTTCTCTGAGCCGCAGTACGCCAGACGCCAACTACTCAGATCCAGACCGGACAAACATTCCCGCGTTCTGAATTTTTCGGATACCGTGCAAAGTCGATAGGCAAATGCAGGTGCACCGCTAATGCTGACGCCGTAACGCGATATGTTCCGCAACCAGGATTGTGGTCGACCGATAAAATTTATCGGCGTCATAAAGTAGTTTTGTATGCCAGAGAATACCGGTTGCAGCACATGACCAATAAGTCCCATATCATGATGCAACGGCAGCCAGCACAGACCTGCATCGGATCGGCCAATAGCAAAGGCCTTGTGAATACATGCCAGATTATGCAAAACGTTCTTGTGGCTGATCACAATCCCACGAGGTTGCCGGGTCGAGCCTGAAGAAAACTGGATAAACGCCGGCTCATCGCTGTTTACTTCTGAGAATGAAAGCTGACAATTCGATGGGTCACGCTCCATTAATTGCGCTATGGAAAACGCTGGAACTTCATTTTCAACGCGAGTTCGCAGACTGTCTTTTGTGAGCACGGCGGCAATACCCTTTTCCGTCAGTTGGTCAACGATATCGGCCGGTGTCTGTCCGCGCTGCCTGGACATGGGTGCAGGCCGGATTTCAGCCAGCAGACAGGCCCAGAATGACACAACAAACTCTTTTTCTGGCAACATCAGCAGCGCTACAGACTGTTGAGGGCCAATGAACTGCCGAAGTCGTTTGGCCAGATTTTCTGCTTGTGTGTAGAGCTGCAGGCAATTCAGTTGTTCACTGATCTCTCCACGTCGATTCAGAAATGAATACTGAATTCTGTGTGGTGCGCTATGAGCAGCCGACTGCAAAATTGTACCCAGGTTGTTTACTGACATGACATCCTTGTCTAAGCAGGTTCTGGTAAATTAATAGTGCGACATGACCTCTTTAGCGAATGTCATATGCACACCTGAAGTTAAAGCATATCAATCACCCCTTTGCAGAAAAATTTCATTAGCAGTTTTATCCAATTTATTACAGTCAACTATGCAAACTGACTTTTCACGAACTATAGTGATTAATATGAAAACTGAAACATGCATCTGACAAAAGGATTCTGCTTATGCCTGGTTCTAACGCATCATCGCCCGAACGCGTCACACAAACATTTTCGGCCCGGCTTGAGGGACACTTTCTGACCCGTTATCACCTGGCGGAGTCGGAAGCCGACAGACAACGAAGGCGACTCTATCAATTGGCTGGTGAAAAATTCTGGCAGTCGCACAAAGATCTGGACTGGCGGACAATCGATACCCGGCAGCTACCGGAGCAGCCCGAAAATGATCCTCTGTGCGGCTTTGCCGCCTATGAAAAGCAGACTCCGGCGCTTCGCTGCCAGCTAAGCTGGCAACGCCACAGCATGGAGATCAGTGAAATTCTGCATGGCGAACAGGCCGCGCTGCTGGTCGCCTCGCAACTGGTATCGATGATTAAAGGCAGTGCCGGCAAGCTGTTTATCAGCACTCAGGTCAGTGATGAGGCACGCCATGTCGAATTCTTCAGTCACTATTTACGGGCCTGCAATCAGCCAGTCCATGAACCGAGCATCTACCTGCAGAAGATCATAACCCAGGCACTGGAAAGCGGCGTTCTGCCAATGAAACTGAGTATTTGTCATATCCTGATAGAAAGTCTGGCTTTGGCGCGGTTTCGTGAACTGCGAAAATTCAGCTGTTCACCCCTCATGTGCAAGGCCTTGAGTCTGATTCTGAATGATGAAGCCCGTCACGTGAATTTTGGCACCGACCTTTTAAAGGAGAGCTGTTTATCGATGCCAGACACCGAGAGGCAGCAACTTGGCTTGTCTCTTGTGCAAATGGCGCTGTCTTTAAGTAACAGTAATTTCGTTTGCCAGCGCATTGCCAGAGAACAGGGCTGGGATTGCGCACAGTTGAGGCGTCACCTTCGTCATTTTCACCTCAGCCGGCCGCAACTTGCCCAGTCCAGACTGCGGCAATTTACGCTGAATCTTCAGCAGGCGGGGCTGATGACAGCTGAAGCGCAGGCTCTGTTACAGAGCTTGCGCAGACCTACCAATGCCCGCCGGCTTGCTCTACAATCGGGCTGACATTCACATATGCGAGCAGTCAGACATGATCACTTCCCCCGATGCCAATATCCTTTATCAGGCCGATCAGGGCGTATTTACCCTGCAGAT from Pseudohongiella spirulinae encodes:
- a CDS encoding ferritin-like domain-containing protein, which translates into the protein MPGSNASSPERVTQTFSARLEGHFLTRYHLAESEADRQRRRLYQLAGEKFWQSHKDLDWRTIDTRQLPEQPENDPLCGFAAYEKQTPALRCQLSWQRHSMEISEILHGEQAALLVASQLVSMIKGSAGKLFISTQVSDEARHVEFFSHYLRACNQPVHEPSIYLQKIITQALESGVLPMKLSICHILIESLALARFRELRKFSCSPLMCKALSLILNDEARHVNFGTDLLKESCLSMPDTERQQLGLSLVQMALSLSNSNFVCQRIAREQGWDCAQLRRHLRHFHLSRPQLAQSRLRQFTLNLQQAGLMTAEAQALLQSLRRPTNARRLALQSG
- a CDS encoding acyl carrier protein codes for the protein MTTDKQDAFIREQVFAALQQAAKQCGQTMLLDDAGIKLADLGLDSLKLIEVVFDLEQQFDAQVDESAMASLHTVGDIVRMITKSVRQSREESL
- a CDS encoding peptidase domain-containing ABC transporter, translated to MTFFDLFGNSRGLPLILQAERSECGLACLAMISSCFGKHTDLNSLRQHHPVSAAGASLAELMAISAALEMSARPLKIDMPDLANLQLPVILHWDMNHFVVLKKVSSKAIVIHDPAVGIRSYTMEEASRHVTGIALELTPAADFTPGTETRRSRLTDLFRRYPGFYAAVSQLFLLSLLLQLASIGSAFYMQMVIDEGLSRQDRDILGILALAFFLLGLSSVAMTYARSQVQLYFSNQLGFQMAGNVFSHLLGLPVDYFERRHVGDVVSRFGSIREIRRILTEDLITVVLDGVLAMITLAVMFYFNALLAGIVLLFVIATAILKLVFIPKIKSLQEQVLVAEAKTSSGLMENMRAIEIIKFYCREVPRLASWRNLYASQINSQVSLSRFSINIEAVYGVLGAAENILVIYLAALLVIDGHITLGFLTAFVALKGNFTASIRSFIDKLVQIRLVRLQLERVSDITCSEKEVARLQLPTLRRQISGSLEIKGVSYTYPGSGSPVLNNVSLTIDAGQIVGVVGRSGSGKSTLLKIMAGLIKPDQGSVLVDGVDIREFGVRQFRDSCSGVLQTDQLLSGSIMDNITLFDEPVDHKRLELAAKQARIEDFIRSLPMTYNSLVGDMGSIMSAGQKQRILLARTFYKRARIMFLDEATANLDLAVEKELVSEIAGMGISVVMVSHREAPLAIADKIIRFP
- a CDS encoding AMP-binding protein, with product MSVNNLGTILQSAAHSAPHRIQYSFLNRRGEISEQLNCLQLYTQAENLAKRLRQFIGPQQSVALLMLPEKEFVVSFWACLLAEIRPAPMSRQRGQTPADIVDQLTEKGIAAVLTKDSLRTRVENEVPAFSIAQLMERDPSNCQLSFSEVNSDEPAFIQFSSGSTRQPRGIVISHKNVLHNLACIHKAFAIGRSDAGLCWLPLHHDMGLIGHVLQPVFSGIQNYFMTPINFIGRPQSWLRNISRYGVSISGAPAFAYRLCTVSEKFRTRECLSGLDLSSWRLAYCGSEKIDADVLRVFAEQWAGNGFKLSAFYPCYGLAESTLFVSGRQGIKRDIETGQVSVGKPAATVCIVNPNTGKFCPSGQCGEILIRSDSVAKGYFRSRVSTEATFDRILPGLQGNYMRSGDLGFLTEGELYISGRLKNVIKIRGRQIQAEDLEASVLLGAQQDDVWLCAVLPVMADGAEGLAVMVETTAPDPDALNARIRAAVSAHADVLPACIVHVRRGRIPLTSSGKVRRSALANLLDELTPNSIRSLS
- a CDS encoding HlyD family efflux transporter periplasmic adaptor subunit, whose product is MSSSLFRHEALLFSCRTADGEAVFYQPWSIKALVMLLAGIFSCFLGFACFASISQTERVRGYLNPAEGLLKVQVHRGGTISKLLVSNGDSVMQGDVLMTVIDPLTNHQGERVVQDQLSFLDQQIGAMQRRIDLRSRKAALDSQRLAAKINELASERDLLAEEFVLINQQSTLSAADYEKISDLHALDLASERELRQARIALYQLQQRGKSAELQIRVREAALNEAQARQAMLPTVMEEDIQFLKSSMVQLLQQRYEMAAAGEFSIVAPADGRVDNLLLRTGDVLQSGSTVMTVSPKTDDLRAWLFLPSKSRGNIEVGQAIRLNYDAYPFQTYGSFAAEIISVSKIAMDPRDFRLPIDLREPVYLVQARLNGPSESDRARSPDIKLQTGMQFYADVITGEQTMIQKVFKPLANLGQRL